Below is a window of Paenibacillus bovis DNA.
TCATTAAATGAAGCACTTCTATCGATTTGTTATGCACTTTGGCAAGCAGAACATCCACTTCCTGCCGGGTCAACTCGGGATCATTCAGTATGACCTCCAGATAACCAAGAACCACTGTCAGTGGAGTACGCAGATCATGGGATATATTGGAGAGCATCTTGCGAATCGATATTTCCATCTGATAGTAAGAGGCAGCTGTTTTCTGATTATGTTCCAGCAGCCGATTTATTTCGTTTAATAGTGCTTTTAGATGAATATCTTCGGTTTGCAGCAGCAGTTTCTCTTCGGTACGCTGATCGGTAATAGCTTTTAATTTGGTATGCGCATATAGCAAATTGGCCTGCTGCTGTTTGTAACGGTGACGCTGGAAAAGAACCAGCAGCAATAGCACAATCGTGATCATTCCCCAGATCATATCCATCTCAAAATTCTCCCAGCTTATAGCCGATTCCCCATAAGGTTTTGATATATTGAGGAGCAGATGGGTCATCTTCAATCTTCTCGCGCAGTCTTCTCATATGTACGTTAATCACATTGGTGTCGCCATAATAATCTTCTCCCCAGACCAGAGTATACAGCTGGGCTTTGGTAAATACTTTTTTGGGATGGGTCATAAACAATTTCAGAATCTGAAATTCTTTGGCTGTCAGTTTGATTTCATCTTCGCTTTTGTAGACGGTAAAATTATCGGTATCCAGATTCAGTTCACCAATATGAATCTTTTCTGAATGTGCAGCAGAACTGACCGGAGCGGAATACTGGTGCGCACGACGGAGATTGGCTTTTATTCTGGCCGTTAGTTCCATCATGGAAAAAGGTTTGGACAGATAATCGTCTGCGCCAAACCCTAATCCGAGAGCCTTATCGAGATCTCCGTCTTTGGCAGACATAATCAGGATAGGGATCATGCTTTGTGCCCGAATTATTTTCAGAATTTCGATTCCGTCCAGTTTGGGAAGCATTAAATCAAGTAAAATCATATCAAACATCTTTTCCGAAAATACTTCAAGTGCCTGTTCTCCATCATAGACGCAGCTTATCTCAAATCCTTCTTTGATTAATTGCACCTGAATCATTTCGCTGATGGATACATCATCTTCAATCAACAAAATTCGATCGTTCAACCGCGATCCCTCCCTATGTATACTCCTTATTATTCTACGGCAGATCCAATTTATTTTACACTTTTATATTTTAATGTTTCCTTATGTATATAGAGGAACAATATACCTTTTTATAACTTTTATATATGTGATTTTCTCTCTATATCAAGATTTGTTCTATATCTACCTGCTGCCTTTATCCAGAATACTCAGCAGCAGATTACCTATAAAAAAGCAGCAGGAGCTTTAACTCCGGCTGCTTGGATAAATCTGTTCCTGTTATGTGCTGGTTCTCTGCTAGTAACGTGTTATGCGTTATTTATTGCCTCTACTGCAGGACCCCTTGATCAGGCAATCTTGCGACTCACTCCTGCCCTGGCCCGGTCACGAGCTGCTTCTTCTTCCGGTGTAGTAATAAACCGGGTAATCACGGCACTGATAAAGTACAGGATGGCGAATACCCAGACGACGCCCTGTGCTCCAATCGTCCCGATAAATGCATACGCAATCGCCGGCGCGATAAAGGCAGACAAACCTGCACCCAGATTGACGATCGACATCGCCGGGCCTTTATTGCCACCGGACACGGACGGAGCCAGCGCTGCAATCGGTACATAGCCTGCCAGGAGACCGCCCCAGATAAAGCCGACAATAGTGGTCATCCACAAATTACCGTTTGTCCATTCCGGTACATAATACAGCAGCAGTGTGAAGATTCCGCAGCCTACGCCACCAAACCACATGACCGTCTGTCTCCAGCCGAACTTGTCACCAATAATGCCGAACAGCAGATTGAATACAATATTACCAAGGAAAATCGTTCCCCAGATATTCAGCCAGGTCGTGGTGGCGATTCCATACTGCGCCATATGCAGCGGCAGAAATACCGGGAATCCGTACGAACCAACACTATTAATAATACGCACAATACCGCTCAATCCCACTTTGGGATGGGTTTTGACAATAGTCAATCCTTTGCGCAGCTCCTGCAGGGTCTCGCGGGTATTGCCTGCTTTTTTGGGAAGCTTATCCCGGTTGAGCAGCAAGGCGAATACGGCACCAACCGCTGCGAGTACAACTGCGCTCCACAGTGTTGTCATATATCCCAGATGGGTAATGGCATAACTGGAATAGTATGCACCCAGTACGAACATACCGCCGGAATACGCTACCCAGAACCAGCCGATCGCGGTACTCAGCCGATTTTGCGGACTCCGGTACGTCACCCACGTCAGGAAAGAATAGGCAAACAGCGGATACCCAAATCCTTTGACTGCATAGGTGATCAGCATAAGCGGATAATTCAGCGATGAGACACCGAAAGCGATAAAAGCCGACGTACCGATAACATAAAACAAAAAGCCAAGCAGCATCGATTTCTTGGCACCAAATGCCTCCAGAAATACGCCGGAAAACCAGGAAGCGATCGCCAGTGTAACTCCATAAATCGTAAACAGCAGACCGGCATCCTGCACACTCAGTCCCTGCTCCACCAGATAAGGACTGAGCCAGCCAGCCTCCAGTCCATCTCCCATCATAAAGATCAACACGCCCAGATAGCCCCAGGCCAGCGTTTTGGGAATCCCGATACGGTCCAGTACGTTCATTATCCACACTCCTCTGCACAATTGGTCAAGCTCATGTATGGTAATCTTTCCTTATGAATTGCATACAAAAATGGATCTGCAGATCAGCCGTGTCTATCTGCTGCCGATACTTCAGCTGCCAACGCTTGTTTTTGACTGGCAAAAAACAGCTGGGTCTGCCGCCACTGCTGATAATCCTGCTCCAGTGCAGTATTGTATTCAGGCCTAAAAGAAGTAAAGGAATACTCGTCGGCATCGGCAGTATACCCCAGTGCCGTATTGCACAGTGCTACCGCTCCAGCGACCGAAGCCTGCTCGTAGCCTTTGGCAATACGTATTTCCCGGCCCAGCAGATTAGCCAGCGTCTGCGCCAGCAATCGACTCTGCAGACCGCCGCCGCAGGCGCGGATCACGGGATTGTCCAGCGGCGTCACTTGCATCAGCTGTTCAAAGTTTACTTTGACCGAGAAAGCAATCTCATATAGTGCAGCCCGTACAAAATGAGCGCGGCTCAGTTGATCGGAGATCGGTGCATCAAACAGAAATCCTCCCTGTACCCGTGCATTTTTCTCACTGGACAGATAGGCACCCAGTGCAGATACACACTCGCTGTCTCCCAGTTCACCAATCTCCTGTTCCATGACTGCATAACTTTCATTCGGATAAAATATACTTTTGAGACGCTGATAATTGAGCCCGGTAATACCGGGATTGGTCTCTACCAGCCATTGTCCCGGCCATGTATGCGCATTGATCCAGGCAACACTATTCGGATCGCTGATATAATCGGCGGTTACTTTGGCAATAGGAGTCGTCGTACCGGATACGATAACCATATCTCCCGGCTTGGCTCCCGTACTGGCCATAGCCAGCTGGGTATCTCCTCCGCCGACAATAACAGGAACCGTACTGGACAGCCCGAGCTGAACAGCAATCTCTTCTGTCAATGTACCGAGAACGGTACCGGATGGTACCAGCGGTGGAAGTGTGGATAGATCAATACCAAAGTTGCTGCACATATCCAGAGACCAGTCGGCCTGCGCCACATCATACAGCAGCGTCTCCGAAGCCTGGGAAGGCTCATATACCAGTATGCCGCTCAACTGATACGTCACCCAGTCGCTAATACTGGTAAATCGGCTCATAACGTCATATTGGGCACGCCGCCGTTCACGCAGTCCAACCAGCTTCATACCTGAAAATAGTGCAGATGGCGTTCTGCCTGTCTGTTGGTAAATACGCTGATGATCCCCTGCTGCCGCTTCCCATTCCCGGCCACGATTATCTATATTGGGCAGTCCCAGATAGGGCTGCCCCTGCCCGTCGATCAGTACAATACCCTGACGCTGACTGGTCGAAGTAATACCGGCAATCCTTGCATCCGTTACAGCTGACAGAACTGTCCGGGTCAAGCCAATAATCTGTTCCCATAGTATCTCCGGTACAAAGCTGCAGGCATCGGGATATAAAGGATCACGCTGGTAGGCAATATCAGCGCGCTCAATCGCCAGAATCTGTCCATGGATATCGGTAACGGCTACCCGTGCATTGCCTGTGCCGATATCAAATACGAGATATGCTTGCTGTGTCATTTGAATTCGCCTCCAGTATGGCTTTGTTGTACAGTGTGCGTACAGAATGGTCATTTTTCACAAACCATTGCAGCAACGCCTGATTCATAATCTCTACATGATGATCTTCCACTTCATACGTAGCCCCGGCCAGATGGGGAATCGCCAGCACATTGGGCAAGCGAATCAATTCATAATCCTGCGGCAGCGGCGGTTCCTGATCGAATACATCAATAATGGCTCCGCGAATCCGTTTCTGCTCCAGCAGATGCACCAGATCTCTGTGTTTCACTACCACCGAACGTGCCGTATTCACCAAAATCGAATCCGGCTGCATCCGGGACAATAATTCTTCTCCAATCAGCCCTCTGGTCTCTTTGGTAACCGGCAGGTGAATCGAGACTATATCACTGTCTGCAAATAACGCTTCCAGTGTGAGCTTCCGGTCACGCGGATCGGGACTGGTCACATACGGATCGTAATACTGAATATCACAAGGAAAGCTGCGCAGTATACCGGCTGTCCGCTGCGCTACCGCACCAAAACCGACCATGCCGACCTTTTTGCCGGCCAGCTCGTTACCTTTGAACTTCAGATAAGCGGTGAGACTGCCGCTTTGCCATTGCTCCGCTTCCAGCCATTGACTGGATGGAATAACATTACGTAGTAGCGTAATCAGGCTTCCTACCACCATTTCTGCGACAGCCTGGGCATTGCGTGCCGGAGTATAAAATACAGGAATGCCTCGCTCAGTCGCCAGCTGCACATCTACGTTGGACGGTGTTCCCCTGCATACGCCGATAAATTTTAATGAAGGCACTTCGTTAAGCACATGCGCCGTAACCTGATCCAGCTCGGCAATCAATCCGTCTGCCTCTGTCTCCTGCAGCAGTTGGATCAGTTCTTGCTCCTGATAAGCCTGACCATGCTCTTTCCAGCAGCGATAAATAACTTCTCCAAACTGTTCAGCCAGCTGCTGACGTCCTCGCTCGTTATAAGGTGCAGTAATCAGAATTTTCATTATGAATCTCTCCTTCATGCACGAATATGGATAAATCAATCTATTTAATAATAAAAAGCATTAAAGTGACAATGTAGTGTAGCTTTACTGTAAAGAAGCATAAGAGTAGAGAAACATCTTGTCACGCCGGTGATCGGGTGATGTGGTAAATTCGATTGCAATGATTGCTTCTCAGCTTTTCTGTATCATCCACTGCTATCTATCAGCAGTTCCTGTCAAATAAAGAAGAATCCAAATGGCAGAAAATAAATAAAACCCCTTTCCCTGGGTGCGGAAAGAGGTTTTATGATGCTGAGGATAACGGTTGTTCAACCAACGGTATCTCTCAGTCATACACATGATAAATCCTTCTTTCCTATCTCCCAGACGAATCGTCTGCTGGAATTGGCACGTTTTTGCCGAGGTTTCGTAGGGCCAGTCCCTCCACCTCTCTGGATAGAAAATACAATGGATATGTAGTTGTACAGGAGCAGATCAGGCTATTTTTTCATTATCAATTTGTATGTATATTCAATAATACGGTTGTACATTGATAATGAACACGCTATGATATGTAGCAATGTTAGCTTGACTAATTTTGTCGATTCGACAATAATTTTTCTTAATTCTAATTAAACCGAGTAACAAAGTCAACATTAAAACATAACTATTTTTGATAAAATTTAAAAGAATAAAAGATTTCGAAAGGGGCAGTGATTCATGTCTGCGTATACTCAACAACCGGACGGCATCTTCAAAACAGTCTGCTCACTGGACTGTCCGGATCAGTGCGGGCTGCTTGTTCACAAAGAAAATGGAAAAATCACCAAAATCGCCGGTGACCCCGAACATCCAGTCACCCGTGGCAATATCTGCAATAAAGTTCGGCATATGGCTGAGCGTATTTATGATGATCAGCGCCTTACCCAGCCGCTCAAACGTACAGGTCCCAAAGGCAGCCGCCAGTTCAAACCGATTACCTGGGAAGAAGCGATTGAGACGATTACTTCACGCTGGCAGAGCCTGATCGACGAGCATGGACCGGAAAGTATTCTGCCATACAGCTTTTACGGAAATATGGGCAATATTAACGCCGAGGGGATGGATCGCCGGTTTTTCTACCGACTGGGTGCCAGTCAGATTGAACGTACAATCTGTACAGCAGCTGGCGGTGCAGGATTCAAATATACGATGGGTGGCAGTATCGGAACCGACCCGGAAGATACTGTG
It encodes the following:
- a CDS encoding response regulator transcription factor, with product MNDRILLIEDDVSISEMIQVQLIKEGFEISCVYDGEQALEVFSEKMFDMILLDLMLPKLDGIEILKIIRAQSMIPILIMSAKDGDLDKALGLGFGADDYLSKPFSMMELTARIKANLRRAHQYSAPVSSAAHSEKIHIGELNLDTDNFTVYKSEDEIKLTAKEFQILKLFMTHPKKVFTKAQLYTLVWGEDYYGDTNVINVHMRRLREKIEDDPSAPQYIKTLWGIGYKLGEF
- a CDS encoding MFS transporter — its product is MNVLDRIGIPKTLAWGYLGVLIFMMGDGLEAGWLSPYLVEQGLSVQDAGLLFTIYGVTLAIASWFSGVFLEAFGAKKSMLLGFLFYVIGTSAFIAFGVSSLNYPLMLITYAVKGFGYPLFAYSFLTWVTYRSPQNRLSTAIGWFWVAYSGGMFVLGAYYSSYAITHLGYMTTLWSAVVLAAVGAVFALLLNRDKLPKKAGNTRETLQELRKGLTIVKTHPKVGLSGIVRIINSVGSYGFPVFLPLHMAQYGIATTTWLNIWGTIFLGNIVFNLLFGIIGDKFGWRQTVMWFGGVGCGIFTLLLYYVPEWTNGNLWMTTIVGFIWGGLLAGYVPIAALAPSVSGGNKGPAMSIVNLGAGLSAFIAPAIAYAFIGTIGAQGVVWVFAILYFISAVITRFITTPEEEAARDRARAGVSRKIA
- a CDS encoding FGGY-family carbohydrate kinase, encoding MTQQAYLVFDIGTGNARVAVTDIHGQILAIERADIAYQRDPLYPDACSFVPEILWEQIIGLTRTVLSAVTDARIAGITSTSQRQGIVLIDGQGQPYLGLPNIDNRGREWEAAAGDHQRIYQQTGRTPSALFSGMKLVGLRERRRAQYDVMSRFTSISDWVTYQLSGILVYEPSQASETLLYDVAQADWSLDMCSNFGIDLSTLPPLVPSGTVLGTLTEEIAVQLGLSSTVPVIVGGGDTQLAMASTGAKPGDMVIVSGTTTPIAKVTADYISDPNSVAWINAHTWPGQWLVETNPGITGLNYQRLKSIFYPNESYAVMEQEIGELGDSECVSALGAYLSSEKNARVQGGFLFDAPISDQLSRAHFVRAALYEIAFSVKVNFEQLMQVTPLDNPVIRACGGGLQSRLLAQTLANLLGREIRIAKGYEQASVAGAVALCNTALGYTADADEYSFTSFRPEYNTALEQDYQQWRQTQLFFASQKQALAAEVSAADRHG
- a CDS encoding 2-hydroxyacid dehydrogenase; amino-acid sequence: MKILITAPYNERGRQQLAEQFGEVIYRCWKEHGQAYQEQELIQLLQETEADGLIAELDQVTAHVLNEVPSLKFIGVCRGTPSNVDVQLATERGIPVFYTPARNAQAVAEMVVGSLITLLRNVIPSSQWLEAEQWQSGSLTAYLKFKGNELAGKKVGMVGFGAVAQRTAGILRSFPCDIQYYDPYVTSPDPRDRKLTLEALFADSDIVSIHLPVTKETRGLIGEELLSRMQPDSILVNTARSVVVKHRDLVHLLEQKRIRGAIIDVFDQEPPLPQDYELIRLPNVLAIPHLAGATYEVEDHHVEIMNQALLQWFVKNDHSVRTLYNKAILEANSNDTASISRI